The sequence ACATTTTGTTGGGGTCTGAGTTTGGTGTTTTTCGCAGCGCAGTTAAAGGTGGAGGAAAAGTGAAGGGTATCTGCGCTCCGGGCTGTGCCTCTTACTCCCGACGTCAGCTTGATGAGCTGATAGAGTTGACCAAGGCCTACGGAGCGAGGGGATTGGTGGCGCTGGCCTTGACTGAGGACTCCGGCGGGTTAGCGGTGGACAAGACAAGTTCTGCGGCTGCTAAGTTTGTGACTCCGGAAGAGATAAGAAAGATGGCCGATCGTCTTGAAGCGAGGGGAGGAGACCTTCTCCTGATCGTTGCTGATAAACCTGGGGTAGTCAACAAGGTGTTGGATCAATTGAGGCGGGAAATGGGTCGCCGGCTGGGGCTGGTTGATCCCAATCTCCTGGCGATTGCTTTTGTAGTTGGTTTTCCGCTATTCGATTGGAATGAAGATGAGAAGCGCTGGGAGCCGATGCACCACCCTTTTACAGCTCCTAGAGACGAGGATGTTATGCTCTTGGATACCACGCCAGGGGGAGTGGGGTCTAAGCATTACGATATCATCTGTAATGGTTATGAGTTATCCAGTGGGAGCATTCGTATCCACAATCGAGAGATGCAGGAGAGGATATTTCGATTGCTTGGCTATAATCAGGAACGGGCAGAACGTCTTTTTGGACATCTTCTACAGGCGCTGGAGTATGGGGCCCCTCCTCATGGCGGGATTGCGCCGGGGATTGATAGGCTCGTCATGCTTCTTGCAGGTGAGGAGTGTATTCGTGAGGTAATACCCTTTCCGAAGAATCAGAGTGGTTACGATATGCTGTTTGATGCTCCTTCTGAAGTTTCCGAGGAGCAGCTTAGAGAGCTGCACCTTACCGGTAGCAAGGAGTGATGGGGTATAGGTTTGTCATTGGGTTGTCTGACATGGCAGTCTGGTATAGGAGTAGAATAGATAGTAGGAATAGGATGGATAGATATAGATGAAAATAGCAACACAGAGTGTGGAGAACAGTCAGGCGGTACTTCGGATCGAGGTTGAGCCGGGAGAGATGGAGGAGTCGCTCGATAGAGCTTATCGTCAGCTGGTGAAAAGGGTTGGGGTTCCTGGCTTTCGTAAAGGTAAAGCTCCCCGGTCTGTTCTGGAGCGTTACGTAGGCAAAGAAGGGCTTCAAAGAGAGGCTCTGGAGGATTTGGTACCGGAATTGTGCACCCGGGTTATTGAAGAGCAGAAGATGGAGGTAATTGCTCAACCCCAGATAGAGATCATACAGTCTGACCCTGTGATTTTTAAGGCGATCTTCCCGCTTCGTCCTCATGTCGAACTGGGTGACTATCATACGATCAGGGTTGACAAGCAGCCTGTGGAAGTTGGTGATGAAGAAATCAATAGCGTTATTCACCAGCTTCGTGAACGTCATGCCGTGTGGTCTCCGGTAGAGCGCCCGGTGAACTTTGAGGATCTGGTAGTTGTTGACATAGATGAAGAAGCAAAAGATGGCACTGTGAAAACGTATCAGGCACGGCAGTTCCCTCTAGTGAAGGATTCCTTGATCCCTCTGCCAGGCTTTGCAGAGCATCTGGTGGGCATGGCGACTGGCGGAGTGAAGGAATTTGCACTTACTTATCCGGATGACTATAAGTTGAAGGAATTGGCTGGCAGAGGCACCAAGTTCAGAGTGAAGCTCATCGAGGTCAAGGAAAAGCACCTGCCTGAGTTGGATGACGATTTTGCCAAGAGCTTGGGCCAGGGTATGGAAAATCTGGAAGCTCTGCGTAACTTTGTGGCTGCTAACTTGAGGAAGGCGGCTGAGGAAGCAGCCAAGAGGGATTATGAGAGGAAGCTCGTGGAGGCGGTTGTTGGCCTGTCTAAGGTGGATTTCCCTCCTGTTTTAGTGGATCGGGAAATAGATAGCCTGCTTAAAGAAAGGGATTTTATATTTAGGGAACAGGGTGGACTGCAGGGTTACCTTAAGAACCTTAACAAAACTGAACAGGGGATGAAGGAGGAACTTCGTCCTGAAGCGGTGAGGCGAATCACAGAATCGCTGGTTCTGGGTAAGATAATTGAACAAGAGAAGATTACGGTGGATGATGCTGAGGTAGCTGCCGAGATCGAGAGCATGACGAAGGATGCTGGTGATAGAGTGGAGGAGATGCAGAGGATGCTTGGCACAGACCAGGCGCGCCAGGTGGTGGAAGAAAGACAGCTGAGTTTAAAAGCATTGCAGAAGCTCACGGAAATAGCCTTGAATAGTGTCGCCGAAGGTCCCGAAAAGACAGCGTAGGCCAGGAAGGAGTAGGACAATGGGGATTCTGCCTAGAGGGGTAATTCCGATGGTGATTGAGTCGGGAGCAAGAGGAGAGCGTGCTTTTGATATCTACTCACTCCTGCTGAGGGAGCGTATTGTTTTCTTGGGGATGCCAATCAATGATCAGGTAGCTAATCTGATCATTGCTCAGCTTCTATACCTGGACCGGGAGGATCCTGATAAGGATATAAGCCTTTACATAAACTGCCCGGGTGGAGTGATCAGTTCTGGCCTTGCCATTTATGATACCATGCAGATTATCAGGCCTGATGTGTCTACAATCTGCGTTGGTCTGGCAGCAAGTATGGGCACTGTGCTCCTCGCTGCCGGGACAAAGGGAAAACGCTATGCCTTACCTAATGCCACCATTCATATGCATCAGGCGGTGGGTGGAGCTCAGGGGCAGGCTTCGGATATAGAGATTGCTGCCAGGGAGATCATGCGCCTGCAAGAGGTGCTTCGAAACCTCCTGGCAAAGCATACCGGACAGCCGGTAGAGAAGATTATCCATGATACTGATCGTGACTTCTATCTCAGCCCTGAGCAAGCAATACAATATCACCTGGTAGATGAAATTCTGGTGAAACAGTCGAAGTAGGTGTGGGCTTTGGTGTGGTCAGCGGCCGCTTTCTACAGCAGTCCTTTTTGTCGTATGGCCTCATCTATCTCTGATGTCAGATCATGACCTGCGATAGCCTGCCCACTGCGATCGACCACTTTACCCGCTTCTATTTTGACCTTGCCCTGACTGAAGGCCTTTATGGTGGCGGTTATGAGAGGTAATTCTCTGGCGAAGCCGTGCTGTCGGACAAGCTTGAATAATTGGCTCTCTTCTCCCTGGTGTTTGATTATCTGTGCTACCGAAAGCCCTTCTACATCCTTCCAGTGCCTGTCGAAGGATTGACCTCTGATAGGGAAGGTGCAATAAGTAACCGGAGGTCCTTTGTCCAGTTCCGGGGTTACCAGATGCATCATTGCCCCTGTGCTCTGAGCTTTGTTTTCGATCAGTTTCCAGATTACCTCTTGCCAGGTTCCAGCCGGCCCGCCGGGGGCTGCCGGGTGCAGATTGATCATCGTGTACTTTTGACACATCTCGCTTCCCACAATCAACATATATCCGGCAAGTATACATAGATCCTGGTGAAACCCCTCCAAACGTTTCATGACTTGCTTGTCGTATTCCAGTCGCCACTCTGAGGGAGATCCACGTCTTTTTTGAGGTAGGAAGCGTCGGGACGAAAAGTGGATGAGAGGGATATGGTAGCTTTTCACGAGTTCAAAGAAGAGGTCACTCCCTGGTGCATCCCCCGGTTCCCGGTTGCTGAAGACGAAGGAGATCCTCGCTTCTATATTGCCCTGCTGTATGCTGTCCTGAACCACTGTCAGCAGGTCACGCGAACCTTTGCCACGACCGGTCGAAAACCAGCCAATGAGATACATGGCTACTTAAACAGTCTCCTTCTCAAGGCCTCCCATGTAGTGGGAATGTGGACTGTGGGGCAGGCATGGTGGCCGAAGATATGCCCTCGTGCCAGAGAGGTGCGGAATTCCTCAACACTCCTGAACTCGGGTAATTCTACATATGCGTGACCTATTTCGCGGCTGGTGTGAGCATCGCTGCCGGCGCTGCAAAGCAGTCCATGTTCTTCAGCGAACAATCTTGCCTTTCTGTCCGGATTGCCCAGCGGAAAAGCACGGGAGTTGAGAACCTCAACAATGTCAATGTCTGGGGCTAGCCCTTTGAGCACTTGATGCCCATTATGATTTGCTCCTTTTATGCCTCTGAAGCGGTCAAACGGATGCGGTAGACAGACGAGCCCCTTTTGCGCCCTGATTCGAGTGATGGCCTCTTTCGCTGAGATACCGCTGGGTATCTGTTCAGTGAGGAACAACCCCATGATCTCTCCCAGCGGAGTGAGAATTTCTTCCGCGATGATCACTTCAAATGGGGCGGTCTTCTTGAGTTCGAGAGCGCCCTCAATGGTTCCGTGGTCTGCTATGGCGACACAGTTGATCCCTGACTTGAGACAGCGCTGAATGATGCTTTCCAGCGGCATGGCAGAGTCGAAGGAGTACTCGGTATGAATGTGAAGATCAGCTTTCAACACGGTTCTAGTCTATTCTTTGTTGCTGTCCTGCTATTGGCTGCTGCCTGTGTGTCTATCTGCCTTGGTCAGCATCTTGGCTTTGCCATTTTGAACCACTGCCATATCCTCGATTCTGATTCCTCCCCAGCCGTTGACATAAACCCCAGGTTCAATAGTGAAGACCATGTTCTCTACAATAGTATTGGTAGAATTGGGGCCAAGCCGGGGTTCCTCGTGGATGGCCAGGCCAACACCATGACCCAGCCCGTGACCAAAGGCCTCTTTATATCCCCCTTGATCAATGATCATTCTGGCAAAGCTGTCCACTTGTGCGCCGGTCATTCCGGCTTCCAGATTGGCTATGGCTGATGACTGGGCACGGAGAACAAGATTATAGACTTTGGAGAAGGTTTCGTCTTGTGGGCCGAGGCATATACTTCGAGTGAGATCACTGGCGTAGCCGCTGATGCGTGCTCCGAGATCGATGATAATTGGCTCTCCAGTGGAGATGGTTCGCTCCGTGGGTTTGGCATGTGGCAATGCAGCATTTGGCCCTGAAGCAACTATAATATCAAAGGGGATGGGCTCGCTGCCGTTTTCCCGCAGATATTCTTCTATCCTCCATGCGGCTTCCTTCTCTGTCATCCCGGGGCGAATTTGGTCTGTAATGTATTTGACGGCGTTATCAGCGAGGTCAACTGCTCTGGCCAGGCAGGTTATCTCCTCTTTCTCCTTCACTGCCCTGAGGGATTCCACCAGTCCTTCGGTGGGGAAGATTTGTATTTCCAGCTTGTTGGCTTCTTCGGCCAGACGGCGATAGTCGGCAAAGCAAAGAGTGTTTGCCTCGAAACCAAGCCTCTTCATTTTCTGTCCGGACAGCAGTACTGTGGACCATTGAGAAGCATTTTTGATGGTGACAAGGTTGAATTCAGGAGCTTCCATTTTGGCTTGCTCAAAGTGGATGAAATCGGTAGCCAGGATAGTGCCGTCTTGGGAAATGAGCAGGATTCCTGCTGAACCATTGGATCCGGTAAATCCGCTGAGGTAGCGGCAATTCTCTGGCTGTGTGACGAGGATGCTGTCTAAATCTATTTCAAGGAGCTTTTGGCGCAGTCTTTGAAGTCGCTGGGTTATTGCCAAGCCTTTCCTCTCAGTTCTGCTACCATGGTTCTCATCGCAGCGATATAACCCCTCCAGCCTAGTCCCGTGACCTGTCCTTTAGCAATGGGGGCAATGACAGACCTGTGTCGGAATTCCTCTCTGGCATAGATATTAGACAGATGCACCTCAATCACGGGCAGGTTGGTATCGGAGAGAGCATCTCGAAGAGAGAGACCGTAGTGGGTCAATGCTCCCGGATTGATAATTATGCCGTCTGCATTGGGTGACTCTTTTTGGATGAAGTCGATGAGGTTTCCCTCGCTGTTTGACTGCGTGGTGGATATATCTACTCCCAGTTCCTTGGCGTGCTGCTGAAGCATAACATCGATTTCACTGAGTGTTTTATCTCCATAGATTTCCTTTTTCCTCTTGCCCAGCAAGTTCAGGTTTGGCCCGTGGATAATCAGTATTCTCATCTTATTCCCTCCGTCAAAGGGATGTTATTCTCATGCTTCATCTTTAGGTGGTCTTTCCTGCTCTATTTGGGCGCCTGCTTCCTCGTGGCCTTCTCGAGGTTGCTCGCGCTTAGCTGCAAGTGCCTTGGTGGTCTTGCACTTGGGATATCCGGTACAGGCCAGGAATTTTCCGTAACGGCCTGCTCTGATTACCATAGGCTTGCCGCACTTGACGCAGACCTCATCCGTGGGCTGGTCGGGTTCTTTTACTTTTACCATCTCCACGCTGGCTCTATTAAGCATTTCCTCGAATGGGGTGTAAAAGTCTTGAATTGCTCTCACCCAGGGTCTTTCGCCACGGGCTATCTCATCGAGTTCCTCTTCCATCTGGGCTGTGAATCCTGTGTCAACGATTTTGGGGAAATGTGCCACCAGGGCGTTGTTGACTGTTACACCAAGGTCCAGCGGGTAGAATCGCCCTTCTTTGGTTTCCACATATGCCCGGCGGCGAAGAGTGCCTATTATAGGCGCATATGTGCTGGGTCTGCCGACCCCCATTTCTTCAAGCGCTTTTACCAGTGTGGCTTCATTGTAGCGGGGTGGAGGTTCGGTGAAATGTTGTTCCGTTAGCAGATTCAGAAGACGGAGAGCCTCGCCTTCGGTGAGGGGCGGGAGATGGGACCTGCCCTCTTCATCGCTGTTTGCCGTGTCATCCTTGCCCTCACTGTACAGGACCAGGAAACCGAGAAAATGAGGGACAGTGCCTGTGGCTCTAAGCATATAGGTTTTGCTACTGTCTGAGGCCTTTGCGTCGATGTCTACGGAGGTGGTATCGAACAGGGCATTTGCCATCTGACTTGCCATCATTCGCTCCCAGATAAGCTGATACAGTCTGGCTTGGTCTGAAGTGAGGTATGAGTTGATCATGCCGGGTTCTCGCCCTGGTTTAGTAGGACGGATGGCCTCATGTGCTTCCTGCGCACCCTTGACTTTCTTTTTGAACAGTCTGGGGTGAGGAGGGACGAATTCAGCGCCATATTTACCGGCTATATAATCACGGGTATCCACTATTGCTGACTCGGCTACCCTGGTGGAATCAGTTCGCATGTAGGTGATGAGCCCTCCTTCTCCCTCGTCACCAACAGGCAGCCCCTCGTAGAGCTGTTGCGCAATAGCCATGGTACGCTGGCCGGTGAAATGGAGCTTGCGCCAGGCCTCTTGTTGCAGCGTGCTGGTGATGAATGGAGGCGGGGGTTGGCGGGTGATTCGTTTCTTTTTTATTTGGGAAACGAATAAGCGTGAATCCCTCAGTTCTCGTTCGATTCGTTTCGATTCGTTTTCGTTGTGGAGTTGCAGTTTTTGGGGTTCGTTTTTTATAGCTACGAGTCTGGCTTTGAACACAGGAGATTTCTTGGCTGCCGAAGTCTTGGTCAATTCGGCTTCAATGGTCCAGTACTCCTGGGGGACGAATTTCTGAATTTCCTGTTCCCGCTCCACGATGATCCTCAAGGCCACCGATTGAACCCTTCCAGCCGAGAGACCTTTTCTCA comes from Chloroflexota bacterium and encodes:
- the aroQ gene encoding type II 3-dehydroquinate dehydratase, giving the protein MRILIIHGPNLNLLGKRKKEIYGDKTLSEIDVMLQQHAKELGVDISTTQSNSEGNLIDFIQKESPNADGIIINPGALTHYGLSLRDALSDTNLPVIEVHLSNIYAREEFRHRSVIAPIAKGQVTGLGWRGYIAAMRTMVAELRGKAWQ
- the topA gene encoding type I DNA topoisomerase, translated to MAKTKLVIVESPAKAKTLAKIMGPQYVIKASMGHVRDLPQKTLGVDVDNGFTPQYVIPKGKKAIIKEIRGAADKATTVYLATDPDREGEAISWHLIEAANLKNKTTYRVVFHEITEQAIKEAFKHPRKIDMNLVDAQQARRMLDRLVGYKISPLLWKKVRKGLSAGRVQSVALRIIVEREQEIQKFVPQEYWTIEAELTKTSAAKKSPVFKARLVAIKNEPQKLQLHNENESKRIERELRDSRLFVSQIKKKRITRQPPPPFITSTLQQEAWRKLHFTGQRTMAIAQQLYEGLPVGDEGEGGLITYMRTDSTRVAESAIVDTRDYIAGKYGAEFVPPHPRLFKKKVKGAQEAHEAIRPTKPGREPGMINSYLTSDQARLYQLIWERMMASQMANALFDTTSVDIDAKASDSSKTYMLRATGTVPHFLGFLVLYSEGKDDTANSDEEGRSHLPPLTEGEALRLLNLLTEQHFTEPPPRYNEATLVKALEEMGVGRPSTYAPIIGTLRRRAYVETKEGRFYPLDLGVTVNNALVAHFPKIVDTGFTAQMEEELDEIARGERPWVRAIQDFYTPFEEMLNRASVEMVKVKEPDQPTDEVCVKCGKPMVIRAGRYGKFLACTGYPKCKTTKALAAKREQPREGHEEAGAQIEQERPPKDEA
- a CDS encoding formyltransferase family protein, with the translated sequence MYLIGWFSTGRGKGSRDLLTVVQDSIQQGNIEARISFVFSNREPGDAPGSDLFFELVKSYHIPLIHFSSRRFLPQKRRGSPSEWRLEYDKQVMKRLEGFHQDLCILAGYMLIVGSEMCQKYTMINLHPAAPGGPAGTWQEVIWKLIENKAQSTGAMMHLVTPELDKGPPVTYCTFPIRGQSFDRHWKDVEGLSVAQIIKHQGEESQLFKLVRQHGFARELPLITATIKAFSQGKVKIEAGKVVDRSGQAIAGHDLTSEIDEAIRQKGLL
- a CDS encoding PHP domain-containing protein, with protein sequence MLKADLHIHTEYSFDSAMPLESIIQRCLKSGINCVAIADHGTIEGALELKKTAPFEVIIAEEILTPLGEIMGLFLTEQIPSGISAKEAITRIRAQKGLVCLPHPFDRFRGIKGANHNGHQVLKGLAPDIDIVEVLNSRAFPLGNPDRKARLFAEEHGLLCSAGSDAHTSREIGHAYVELPEFRSVEEFRTSLARGHIFGHHACPTVHIPTTWEALRRRLFK
- a CDS encoding ATP-dependent Clp protease proteolytic subunit, translated to MGILPRGVIPMVIESGARGERAFDIYSLLLRERIVFLGMPINDQVANLIIAQLLYLDREDPDKDISLYINCPGGVISSGLAIYDTMQIIRPDVSTICVGLAASMGTVLLAAGTKGKRYALPNATIHMHQAVGGAQGQASDIEIAAREIMRLQEVLRNLLAKHTGQPVEKIIHDTDRDFYLSPEQAIQYHLVDEILVKQSK
- the tig gene encoding trigger factor translates to MKIATQSVENSQAVLRIEVEPGEMEESLDRAYRQLVKRVGVPGFRKGKAPRSVLERYVGKEGLQREALEDLVPELCTRVIEEQKMEVIAQPQIEIIQSDPVIFKAIFPLRPHVELGDYHTIRVDKQPVEVGDEEINSVIHQLRERHAVWSPVERPVNFEDLVVVDIDEEAKDGTVKTYQARQFPLVKDSLIPLPGFAEHLVGMATGGVKEFALTYPDDYKLKELAGRGTKFRVKLIEVKEKHLPELDDDFAKSLGQGMENLEALRNFVAANLRKAAEEAAKRDYERKLVEAVVGLSKVDFPPVLVDREIDSLLKERDFIFREQGGLQGYLKNLNKTEQGMKEELRPEAVRRITESLVLGKIIEQEKITVDDAEVAAEIESMTKDAGDRVEEMQRMLGTDQARQVVEERQLSLKALQKLTEIALNSVAEGPEKTA
- a CDS encoding aminopeptidase P family protein, with translation MAITQRLQRLRQKLLEIDLDSILVTQPENCRYLSGFTGSNGSAGILLISQDGTILATDFIHFEQAKMEAPEFNLVTIKNASQWSTVLLSGQKMKRLGFEANTLCFADYRRLAEEANKLEIQIFPTEGLVESLRAVKEKEEITCLARAVDLADNAVKYITDQIRPGMTEKEAAWRIEEYLRENGSEPIPFDIIVASGPNAALPHAKPTERTISTGEPIIIDLGARISGYASDLTRSICLGPQDETFSKVYNLVLRAQSSAIANLEAGMTGAQVDSFARMIIDQGGYKEAFGHGLGHGVGLAIHEEPRLGPNSTNTIVENMVFTIEPGVYVNGWGGIRIEDMAVVQNGKAKMLTKADRHTGSSQ
- a CDS encoding aspartate--tRNA ligase; its protein translation is ILLGSEFGVFRSAVKGGGKVKGICAPGCASYSRRQLDELIELTKAYGARGLVALALTEDSGGLAVDKTSSAAAKFVTPEEIRKMADRLEARGGDLLLIVADKPGVVNKVLDQLRREMGRRLGLVDPNLLAIAFVVGFPLFDWNEDEKRWEPMHHPFTAPRDEDVMLLDTTPGGVGSKHYDIICNGYELSSGSIRIHNREMQERIFRLLGYNQERAERLFGHLLQALEYGAPPHGGIAPGIDRLVMLLAGEECIREVIPFPKNQSGYDMLFDAPSEVSEEQLRELHLTGSKE